Proteins co-encoded in one Plasmodium coatneyi strain Hackeri chromosome 7, complete sequence genomic window:
- a CDS encoding SICA antigen has protein sequence EGIWKEMKPIFHDMMDNVIRDAKDEEDICAEEDWGSTEKNLCKMLLRISFWMDGMEQKWNEKEKKYLWEQRKVKTGERNEAKLKYYLRCLIGRTTMTRMLGAHCDMDKVREAVKSGLEDMRQNENPGGGNELCRDVHVKDFMWGGRLIWQQVSEWIDNYSRKKDESKALPEVKPGESLLHTIQSEGERSCRNKSEQERRKSARETLKTLRIEVADEEEQELGEETGTLAKDAFDDVAREVKNVVDSDEVARKEVQGMDEIGEELKGKVKQAVNKVMKDALPSPQVGKNSSKTGQPETGSLGKWGDWTRGKEPGNQGPTGQGVQPDKGSNRTAPVSSDKGETGQRGSNRRSGETCKCSLERVYKKKKRKKGGGREGMDNIEGDINSMIRDLAKNLSRYADDKNGLCNSSKGISAPNGLHKKVCQLITAGLKSIYSIPQEQDDSDKEFKQLFKKTMSCLLLNAYADKLIIKSKEQGCNIIEREIEEIFNTGNKQRDDWCLHKGQDGKGDCVKCTRKRIINCDIGKGRNKYNVKTKVDGLLNQDNSINGTLNSICEDCSKESNLCERMKCVTENWFRDRIGGYTKQKWCTFWNPDVSNRLDDLSKAMTSNNEGDDDLCQETVGEKNTLFTETEKMACNYIVRGLKKIYSVQSKSDSTKDRNSRIFHQTMYCMFLNAYADLFIEKTKGHVCPITEEIIKQAFSKVNENRDSWCTDKDKNGPCVLCTRQKNLTCILSVDKTLWDTGKDCTEVGNDDIKNKVKGMFKDKEKNVEAQKVLTDISTITNSLCQRVNCVTVKWFEDRKRGTSTQNWCAFWGKGDVGRILKSLSTAMTNKNGSTGNYCNNVGQHDSAERKACKLITAGLEYIYKIEKKEIKEEDKKKKRKSQDQIEKEKRQAANDQQFGRTMGCILLNAYADKLAEQKCIGESTVLEAFTKGKSLYTDLCVNKNDPNCVKCERQKKFDCTLNVDKTLWSTGKSCPQGKRDNMKKEVDDKLDTKKNRDQKVQDVMKEINNICPPPPQQSHSGQQDQGGLEEPKLQGGNKPQGPPPPGKPQRPPQQATPSHGGFITAEKTDDPGRVTPGTVLPAPAQVSNPIDHSDSAPYLPLAPAVLGISIMSYLLWKYFGMLRKTRKRYRRAPQIRGPPTLEEQVMDHVDHPGPHEYILVKGRRQPRSVPTRTKRRKRRGVGRRAGRRGGVRRRMIIDIHLEVLEECQKEDLHSTKENFFEILVQEFMGSGFREEDFLPKEGVPKEQVPSLDSGFREEDFFPKEEVLSSNSGFRVHVLKEGVPEEQVPSSDSGFREEDFPPEESILEDDVPM, from the exons gaaggaatatggAAAGAAATGAAGCCAATATTCCATGACATGATGGATAATGTAATACGTGATGCAAAGGATGAGGAGGACATATGTGCCGAGGAAGACTGGGGCAgtacggaaaaaaatttgtgcaaAATGCTATTAAGGATATCCTTCTGGATGGATGGAATGGAACAGAAATGGAacgagaaagaaaaaaagtacctatgggaacaaagaaaagtgaaGACAGGGGAAAGGAACGAAGCTAAACTGAAATATTACTTAAGATGCCTTATAGGAAGAACGACTATGACAAGAATGTTAGGAGCACATTGTGATATGGATAAAGTGAGGGAAGCAGTTAAAAGTGGTTTGGAAGATATGAGGCAAAATGAGAATCCTGGAGGTGGGAATGAATTATGTAGGGATGTGCATGTCAAGGATTTCATGTGGGGGGGAAGGTTAATATGGCAGCAGGTTAGTGAATGGATAGATAATTACAGCAGGAAGAAAGATGAGTCGAAAGCATTACCAGAAGTGAAACCAGGGGAGAGTCTATTGCACACAATACAGAGTGAGGGGGAGAGAAGTTGCCGAAATAAGAGCGAacaggaaagaaggaaaagtgcgCGGGAAACACTGAAAACTTTAAGGATAGAAGTGGCCGACGAGGAGGAACAGGAGTTAGGGGAGGAAACTGGTACCTTAGCGAAGGACGCTTTCGATGATGTTGCAAGGGAGGTCAAGAATGTAGTGGATAGCGATGAAGTAGCAAGAAAAGAAGTCCAGGGGATGGATGAAATAGGGGAAGAATTGAAGGGAAAAGTAAAGCAAGCTGTGAACAAAGTCATGAAGGACGCCCTACCATCACCACAGG TGGGAAAAAACTCCTCGAAGACAGGCCAACCGGAAACTGGGTCATTGGGAAAATGGGGagactggacaagggggaaggaaccggGCAACCAGGGTccaactggacaaggggtaCAACCGGACAAAGGGTCCAACCGGACAGCCCCGGTCTCTtcggacaagggggagacTGGACAACGCGGGTCTAACCGGAGAAGTGGGGAAACCTGCAAGTGCTCCCTGgaaagggtgtataaaaaaaaaaagaggaagaaaggaggaggaagggaaggaatg GATAATATAGAAGGGGATATTAATAGTATGATCAGAGATCTTGCTAAAAATTTATCTAGATATGCCGATGACAAAAACGGATTATGTAACAGTTCTAAGGGTATTAGTGCACCTAATGGACTCCATAAAAAGGTTTGTCAGTTAATTACTGCAGGTTTAAAGAGCATTTATAGTATTCCTCAGGAACAGGATGATAGTGATAAGGAATTTAAGCAGTTATTTAAGAAAACTATGTCATGCCTGCTGCTTAACGCGTATGCAGATAAGTTAATAATAAAATCGAAAGAGCAGGGATGCAATATTATTGAAAGAGAAATAgaggaaatatttaataCTGGAAATAAACAGAGGGATGATTGGTGTTTGCATAAGGGTCAGGATGGTAAGGGTGATTGTGTTAAATGTACTAGGAAACGTATCATAAATTGTGATATAGGCAAAGGCAGAAACAAATACAATGTAAAGACCAAAGTGGATGGGTTGCTCAACCAGGATAACAGCATAAACGGAACTCTGAACAGCATAT GTGAAGACTGCAGCAAGGAAAGTAATCTATGTGAACGTATGAAGTGTGTAACAGAGAATTGGTTTAGGGACCGAATAGGTGGATATACAAAACAAAAGTGG tgtacattttggaaTCCGGACGTCAGTAATAGACTGGATGATCTGTCTAAAGCTATGACTAGTAATAATGAAGGTGATGATGATCTGTGCCAAGAGACTGTTGGTGAAAAGAACACCCTATTTActgaaacagaaaaaatggcatgtaattatattgtaagggggttaaaaaaaatatatagtgTCCAAAGTAAAAGTGACAGTACGAAGGATAGGAATAGTAGAATATTCCATCAAACCATGTACTGCATGTTCCTAAACGCATATGCAGATCTCTTCATAGAGAAAACAAAGGGACATGTCTGTCCCATCACAGAGGAGATAATAAAACAGGCATTTAGTAAAGTGAATGAGAACAGAGACTCCTGGTGTACAGATAAGGATAAGAATGGTCCATGTGTTCTTTGTACAAGGCAAAAAAATCTAACTTGCATCCTAAGCGTGGATAAAACACTTTGGGATACGGGTAAGGATTGCACGGAAGTAGGGAATGACGatataaaaaacaaagtgaAAGGAATGTTCAAAGATAAGGAGAAGAATGTGGAAGCACAGAAAGTTCTAACTGATATAAGTACTATAACTAACTCCTTATGTCAGCGTGTAAATTGTGTCACAGTTAAATGGTTTGAAGACAGAAAACGTGGAACGTCAACACAAAACTGG TGTGCATTTTGGGGGAAGGGAGACGTCGGAAGAATTTTGAAGAGTTTGTCCACTGCTATGACTAATAAGAATGGGAGCACTGGCAACTATTGCAATAACGTCGGGCAGCACGACAGTGCAGAAAGAAAGGCATGTAAACTTATTACAGCAGGgttagaatatatatataaaattgaaaagaaagaaataaaggaagaagacaaaaaaaaaaagaggaaaagccAGGaccaaatagaaaaagaaaaaaggcagGCAGCTAATGACCAACAATTTGGTCGAACTATGGGGTGCATTCTATTAAACGCCTATGCAGATAAATTGGCTGAACAAAAGTGTATAGGTGAAAGTACCGTACTGGAAGCGTTTACTAAGGGGAAAAGTCTTTATACAGATTTGTGCGTAAATAAGAATGATCCTAACTGTGTTAAATGtgaaaggcaaaaaaaatttgattgCACACTCAATGTGGATAAAACACTGTGGTCGACGGGTAAGAGTTGCCCACaaggaaaaagggataaCATGAAGAAAGAAGTGGATGATAAGCTGGACACGAAGAAGAACAGGGATCAAAAAGTACAGGACGTtatgaaagaaataaataacatatgtccaccaccacctcaGCAATCGCACAGTGGACAACAGGATCAGGGTGGATTGGAGGAGCCCAAACTACAAGGTGGTAATAAACCCCAAGGACCACCTCCCCCAGGGAAACCTCAGagaccaccacaacaagcGACACCATCACATGGAGGTTTTATAACAGCAGAGAAAACAGATGATCCAGGAAGAGTTACCCCTGGCACCGTCCTCCCTGCACCTGCCCAAGTTAGTAACCCCATAGATCATTCTGATTCTGCTCCATACCTCCCTCTTGCTCCTGCCGTACTTGGTATTTCTATTATGAGCTACTTGCTATGGAag tactttggaatgcttcgtaagACCAGAAAACGTTATAGAAGGGCTCCTCAAATACGTGGTCCTCCAACTTTGGAGGAACAAGTTATGgaccatgtggaccatcccggtccacatgaatatatctTAGTAAAGGGACgcagacaaccaagatctgttcCAACAAGAACGAAGAGGCGAAAAAGACGGGGCGTTGGTCGCCGTGCTGGTCGTCGtggtggtgtacgtcgccgcatgattattgatatccatttagaagtcttagaagaatgtcaaaaagaggacctgcattcgacgaaggaaaacttttttgaaatattggttcaagaatttatgggttctgggtttagggaggaagactttcttcctaaggaaggtgttcctaaggagcaagttccaagtttagattccgggtttagggaggaagacttttttcctaaggaagaggttctaAGTTCgaattccgggtttagggttcatgttcttaaggaaggtgttcctgaggaacaggttccaagttcagattccgggtttagggaggaagactttcctCCTGAGGAAAGTATTCTAGAGGATGATGTTCCTATGTAA
- a CDS encoding Guanylate kinase gives MMRIPPLVVCGPSGVGKGTLIKKVLNEFPSRFRFSISCTTRNKREKETNGVDYYFVDKDDFKQKLKEGQFLEFDNYANNFYGTLKSEYDMAVGENKICLFEMNINGVKQLKESEYIQDGIYIFVKPPSIDILLKRLKNRNTENPEEINKRMQELTREMDEADRVGFNYVIVNDDLARTYAELREYLLGSYPQLKGS, from the coding sequence ATGATGCGAATACCGCCGCTGGTAGTGTGTGGGCCCTCCGGCGTGGGGAAGGGGACCCTGATCAAGAAAGTGTTGAACGAATTCCCTAGCCGCTTTCGCTTTTCCATTAGCTGCACGACTaggaacaaaagggaaaaggaaaccaACGGGGTGGACTACTACTTTGTAGATAAGGATGACTTCAAGCAAAAGTTAAAGGAAGGACAGTTCCTTGAATTTGATAACTACGcgaataatttttatggaaCCTTAAAAAGCGAATACGACATGGCCgtgggggaaaacaaaatctGTCTCTTCGAAATGAACATAAACGGAGTTAAGCAGTTAAAGGAGTCTGAGTACATACAGGACggcatttatatttttgtaaaaccGCCGAGCATTGATATTCTTTTGAAGAGACTAAAGAATAGGAATACAGAAAATCCGGAGGAGATTAACAAACGCATGCAGGAATTGACACGGGAAATGGACGAAGCTGATAGGGTCGGCTTTAACTACGTCATCGTGAATGATGATCTGGCGCGAACATATGCGGAGCTGAGGGAGTACTTGCTGGGCTCCTACCCGCAGTTAAAGGGGAGCTGA
- a CDS encoding Serine/threonine protein kinase, with protein sequence MSIYLKRGTSRPHLSDVPLDFFKRENKNGQGGRNASLSDTHEQGERPTDIKGKKNTLPFFAKSTNGEVIQMGRDKMGGRGCASAKGITKKGERKFRGKSQKKVASADACLEGKIFTIPSYDFVKVIRKARRGDVGDEHNSEVTFEAVSASAHVSSGHTLPTSIPREWEKSLLLRQIEGEKVPTENPFEKVTKWEVTMCWKKHRKINIAFVERHKRKNGKTVFTKKVKKIYLSPKESTFSPFMDKYVRYEDVVKLERHLTRYMTHKNIVVMESFFCVNDEIQVEWPWKVHAASNSMKQYTEWSKREKKKKKHTYVYPEYLLGEIMRQLLTVCHYLDEQQIFHSDIKPSNILVKNVKKKNMNKIYFCTRDKKWYLQKRGTILKKKIMIKLIDFEYAQKIFQGKVNVGGTTSLFKPLEDFKMGRIHASPKIVWTLGITLFILSTGAHPFSRINNDMHIWYVLQDKGFDVCRRFSRYPFMSSSLKDLLTHMLQVDFARRATLPELFLHPFVLFGETAWRSGKTKRP encoded by the exons ATGAGCATCTACCTGAAGAGAGGCACTTCCCGCCCTCACCTCTCAGACGTCCCATTagattttttcaaaagggaaaataaaaatggccaagggggaagaaatgctTCCCTCAGTGATACGCACGAGCAGGGGGAAAGACCCACCGAtatcaaaggaaaaaaaaacactcttcccttttttgcaaaatcaacaaatggggaagtcaTTCAAATGGGAAGGGACAAAATGGGAGGACGAGGATGTGCCTCCGCAAAGGGgatcacaaaaaagggggaaagaaaatttagGGGGAAAAGCCAAAAAAAGGTGGCCTCCGCGGATGCCTGTctggaggggaaaatatttacCATCCCTAGTTATGACTTTGTGAAGGTCATTCGGAAGGCGCGGCGGGGGGATGTAGGCGATGAGCACAACTCCGAGGTGACCTTCGAAGCAGTGAGTGCATCTGCCCATGTCAGCTCAGGGCACACACTTCCCACGAGTATCCCCCGGGAATGGGAAAAGTCCCTGTTGCTGCGGCAAatcgaaggggaaaaagtgcCGACGGAAAACCCCTTCGAAAAAGTCACAAAGTGGGAGGTCACCATGTGCTGGAAGAAGCACAGGAAAATAAACATCGCCTTCGTGGAAAGGCACAAgaggaaaaatgggaaaactGTTTTCacgaaaaaagtgaaaaaaatatacttgtCCCCAAAGGAAAGCACCTTCAGTCCCTTTATGGATAAATACGTTAGGTACGAGGACGTGGTGAAGTTAGAAAGGCACCTCACTCGTTACATGACACACAAGAACATCGTAGTGATGGAAAGTTTCTTCTGCGTTAATGATGAAATA CAGGTGGAATGGCCCTGGAAAGTCCACGCGGCAAGCAACTCCATGAAGCAGTACACGGAATGGTCCaagcgagaaaaaaaaaaaaaaaaacacacatacGTCTACCCAGAGTACCTCCTCGGAGAGATTATGCGGCAGCTCCTGACGGTATGCCACTATCTGGACGAGCAACAAATTTTCCACAGTGACATAAAACCATCCAACAttcttgtaaaaaatgtgaaaaaaaaaaatatgaacaaaatatatttctgcacaagggataaaaaatggtacttgcaaaaaaggggcacaattttaaaaaaaaaaattatgatcAAACTTATCGACTTTGAGTACGCACAGAAAATATTCCAAGGGAAAGTCAATGTAGGTGGAACAACATCGTTATTTAAACCACTGGAGGATtttaaaatgggaagaattcATGCTTCACCGAAGATTGTATGGACTCTGGGGATCAcgcttttcattttatccaCTGGTGCACACCCCTTCAGTCGAATTAACAACGACATGCATATATGGTATGTGTTGCAGGACAAAGGGTTTGATGTGTGCAGGCGATTCAGTAGGTATCCCTTCATGTCGAGTTCGCTGAAGGATTTGCTCACGCACATGCTACAGGTGGACTTCGCTCGCAGGGCGACCCTCCCGGAATTGTTCCTCCACCCATTCGTCCTCTTCGGGGAAACAGCATGGCGGAGTGGCAAGACGAAGCGGCCATGA